The following coding sequences lie in one Rutidosis leptorrhynchoides isolate AG116_Rl617_1_P2 chromosome 6, CSIRO_AGI_Rlap_v1, whole genome shotgun sequence genomic window:
- the LOC139852253 gene encoding uncharacterized protein, whose translation MAFNQRRINDTTNTSCPANDLQNNKRCKPSTNENEQQQNQPEPPIFEASRPNIEDVGPNYFERDPGKRKQIWEYLFGKREQVRRFYLNQGPFQIHLEKYPTKGTSTHARRFQYSWFSLFPNWLEYSPTRDAAYCFLCYLLCDKPVLRDTFIVKGFDKWKKVNDGDRCAFDKHIRSSQHKIALVFRDNLLQLALVAASREVIPVHQFFEKLTFLINVICASIKRHDELQKAKALETLRLLELDEIETGKGANQVGTLKRGGDTRWGSYFSSVCSLLSMFNATRVVLKGIIDDGSCSLQRGDADSAYCYTKSFEFVLILHLMKDIMGKTEILSQALQKKSQDIINAMKLVAATKESLNDLRNNGWDSLLAKVKIFCEKHEVDIPDLSALYKSGRYRRRQQDNQVSFEHYYRVDVFTSTLDKQLLELNNRFNDQAMELLTLSSTLVPRKKSKVLNIDHLCSLVEKYYLAYFTKQERTRGLVETEKHENYNVLDKLIRLILTLPVLTATTERAFSGMKLCKTRLRNKISDDFLADNLLVYIEREIAEKFDSDSIIDDFKMLKGRRAEL comes from the exons ATGGCATTTAatcag AGAAGGATTAATGATACCACAAACACTAGTTGTCCGGCTAATGATCTTCAAAATAATAAACGTTGCAAACCATCAACAAATGAGAATGAGCAACAACAAAATCAACCAGAGCCACCTATTTTTGAAGCTTCAAGACCAAATATAGAAGATGTGGGCCCTAATTACTTTGAAAGAGATCCTGGGAAGCGCAAACAAATATGGGAATATCTGTTTGGTAAAAGAGAACAAGTAAGACGGTTTTATTTGAATCAAGGACCTTTTCAGATTCATTTGGAAAAGTATCCTACTAAAGGTACATCTACTCACGCCCGTAGGTTTCAATACTCGTGGTTTAGTTTATTTCCTAATTGGTTGGAGTATTCTCCTACAAGAGATGCCGCATATTGCTTTCTTTGTTACTTGCTTTGTGACAAACCAGTTTTGCGTGACACTTTTATTGTTAAAGGATTTGATAAATGGAAAAAGGTTAATGATGGAGACCGATGTGCATTCGATAAGCACATTCGAAGTTCACAACATAAAATTGCTTTAGTATTTCGTGATAATTT ATTACAACTTGCTTTAGTTGCAGCATCGAGAGAAGTAATACCAGTTCACCAGTTCTTCGAAAAGCTAACTTTTCTTATAAATGTGATATGTGCTTCTATTAAACGTCATGATGAATTGCAAAAGGCAAAGGCTCTTGAAACCTTACGTTTATTGGAACTTGATGAAATTGAAACTGGTAAAGGAGCAAACCAGGTTGGGACCTTAAAAAGAGGAGGTGATACTCGTTGGGGCTCTTATTTCTCTTCAGTTTGTAGTTTGCTTTCAATGTTTAATGCTACACGTGTTGTTCTTAAAGGAATAATTGATGATGGATCTTGTTCTCTACAACGTGGAGATGCTGATTCAGCTTATTGTTATACAAAGTCATTTGAGTTCGTGTTGATTTTACACTTGATGAAGGACATAATGGGAAAGACTGAAATTCTTTCTCAAGCTTTGCAAAAGAAATCACAAGATATAATCAATGCCATGAAGCTAGTTGCGGCAACGAAGGAAAGTCTTAATGATTTGAGAAATAATGGATGGGATTCTTTACTTGCAAAGGTAAAAATATTCTGTGAGAAGCACGAAGTAGATATTCCTGATTTGAGCGCTTTATACAAGTCTGGTCGATATCGCCGTCGTCAACAAGATAATCAAGTTTCTTTTGAACATTATTATCGAGTAGACGTCTTCACTAGCACACTTGACAAACAGTTGTTAGAGCTGAATAATAGATTTAATGATCAAGCTATGGAGTTATTAACTCTTAGCTCCACTTTAGTTCCCAGAAAAAAATCGAAAGTGTTAAATATTGATCATCTTTGTTCTCTTGTTGAGAAATACTATCTTGCATATTTTACAAAGCAAGAGAGGACCCG AGGTCTTGTGGAAACTGAGAAACATGAGAACTATAATGTGCTAGACAAGTTGATTCGACTGATCTTAACGCTTCCTGTTTTGACTGCCACAACCGAGAGAGCATTTTCTGGGATGAAATTATGCAAGACCCGGCTTCGCAATAAGATTTCTGATGACTTTCTTGCAGATAATTTGCTGGTTTATATTGAAAGAGAAATTGCTGAAAAGTTTGATTCGGATTCTATTATCGATGATTTTAAAATGCTTAAAGGTCGTCGAGCTGAATTGTAG